In Acidobacteriota bacterium, a single window of DNA contains:
- the can gene encoding carbonate dehydratase, whose product MQSLPHLFENNRQWASKQRFGQPEFFARLAQQQAPDYLWIGCSDSRVPANEIVGLMPGELFVHRNVANLVVHTDLNCLSVLQYAVEVLEVSHVIVCGHYGCGGVGAALSGARLGLIDNWLRHVREVQERHRARIAAAPAWARADRLCELNVIEQVRHVGETTVVQDAWHRGQRLHVHGWIYALQDGLLRDLQVSASSPAELAAAYEEAIEHFGAERR is encoded by the coding sequence GTGCAGTCGTTACCCCATCTCTTCGAGAACAACCGCCAGTGGGCGTCGAAGCAGCGGTTCGGCCAGCCGGAGTTTTTCGCCAGGCTGGCCCAGCAGCAGGCGCCCGACTACCTCTGGATCGGCTGCTCGGACAGCCGTGTCCCGGCGAACGAGATTGTCGGCCTCATGCCGGGCGAGCTGTTCGTGCATCGCAACGTCGCCAACCTGGTGGTGCACACGGACCTGAACTGCCTGTCCGTGCTGCAGTACGCGGTAGAGGTGCTCGAGGTCAGCCACGTGATCGTCTGTGGCCACTACGGCTGCGGGGGCGTGGGGGCGGCGTTGTCCGGCGCGCGGCTGGGGTTGATCGACAACTGGCTTCGACACGTGCGGGAGGTGCAGGAGCGCCACCGCGCGCGGATCGCCGCGGCGCCCGCGTGGGCGCGCGCGGACCGGCTCTGCGAGTTGAACGTGATCGAGCAGGTCCGCCATGTCGGCGAGACGACCGTCGTGCAGGACGCGTGGCACCGCGGCCAGCGCCTCCACGTACACGGCTGGATCTACGCCCTGCAGGACGGCCTGTTGCGCGATCTGCAGGTGTCGGCCTCCAGCCCGGCCGAACTTGCCGCCGCCTACGAGGAGGCCATCGAGCATTTCGGTGCGGAGCGACGGTGA